The following coding sequences are from one Calypte anna isolate BGI_N300 chromosome 18, bCalAnn1_v1.p, whole genome shotgun sequence window:
- the RNF222 gene encoding RING finger protein 222, with amino-acid sequence MSETSSNKEGAPAECPVCYEKFPPLEATHRRLSCGHTFCHDCLVKCLLSTKLHGQVQNSIICPVCRYVTFLSKKKALWPPMASTDPRTLEMPLSPFSLSQLTKTEASNTLVVPSHFVMPIQSSERCCSTGSSPVGWQGELVREAHIFVISDHGMPLVDTDCGSLGRRSRSETWSSVSLSSSMALGVKCCQSPIALAVFLILTLAMLAAVLPWLLLVKRDL; translated from the coding sequence ATGTCTGAGACCTCATCTAACAAGGAGGGTGCCCCGGCTGAGTGTCCCGTGTGCTATGAGAAGTTTCCCCCCCTGGAGGCCACGCACCGCAGGCTCAGCTGTGGACACACTTTCTGCCACGACTGCCTGGTGAAATGTTTGCTCTCCACCAAGCTCCACGGCCAAGTCCAGAACAGCATCATCTGCCCCGTCTGTCGCTACGTGACTTTCCTCAGCAAGAAGAAGGCTTTGTGGCCACCCATGGCAAGCACCGACCCCCGGACTCTAGAGATGCCACTGTCACCTTTCTCCTTGTCCCAGCTGACCAAAACGGAGGCCAGCAACACCTTGGTGGTGCCCAGTCATTTTGTGATGCCCATCCAGAGCTCGGAGCGATGCTGCAGCACGGGGAGCAGCCCCgtgggctggcagggagagctggTGAGAGAAGCCCACATCTTTGTCATCAGTGACCATGGGATGCCACTGGTGGACACGGACTGCGGGTCcctggggaggagaagcaggTCGGAAAcatggagctctgtgtccttgtCATCCAGCATGGCCCTAGGGGTGAAATGCTGCCAGTCACCCATCGCCCTGGCTGTCTTCCTCATCCTGACCCTGGCCATGCTGGCAGCCGTGCTCCcgtggctgctgctggtgaagAGGGACTTGTAG